ATTCCCTCTGGCCGCACTCACAGTGTCTTCTTTGCACCACAGGCACAAGGGCGACATCTGTTCCTGCTTCCCTCCGGTCGCACTCACAGTGTCTTCTTTGCCGCGGGGCGGGCGCTGAGTTACCTCGTCGCTATCGCTCCTGCGGGATCTCACAAAAAGCTCACGTTTATCGGAGAAGTCCCGGGCGGTTATCGTTTATCGTTGCTTTGATAATCCTGCTTAATCTATTATATGGACAGGAGTTGGATGGTCTAACAAACAAGATTAAAACCGCGCATTTCGGCGCGGTTTTTGAAATATCCATACACCCTGAAAAGGTAATACTCACTCAGATTTCACAGCTCTTTCTTATGAAAAGCTGGCGGTCAATATTGCCGGTCAATCAGCTGAGCCATCATGAGTGCCTTGCCGACCATGACCCCGCCGTTGTAAACTTCCACATCCACTTTACCGAATTTGCGCCCGACTTCAAGAACTTTTGGATGAATTTCTATTGTGCTTTCAATCTGGATTGGTTTAATAAAATAAATGGTGATGTTCTCCACGACAAGATCTCCCTTTTTATAGGAACGAAGCACCCTGTTCCCCGCTTCTGTCACAATCGTCGTAAACACACCGTATGAAATGGTTCCAAGCGAATTGGTCATTTGCGGAGCGACCTCAAACCGGTATACAGGGGTTGCTTTGTCTTCGCCCACCTCCGCAAACCGGGATGTTACGAGATCATCAATTGTTTCACCGACCTGCGGCTGATTTTGAATCATTTGCAGGGCTTTCAACACATCCTGGCGGCTGATGATCCCCTGAAGGCGATGATGCTGATCCGTGACCGGCAATACTTCAATTCCCTCCCACACCATCATGTGGGCAGCAGTCGCTACAGAAGTTTTGCCCAGCACGGTCATCGGATTTTTGGTCATCACTTTTTCAATAACCATGTTTTTTTCCTTGCCGATGACATCCTTTGACGTTACCATTCCCTGCACTTTCATATTTTGGTCAACGACCGGATAGCGGCTGTGCGCGGTCTGGTCATTATGACGGTACCACATATCAACCTTATCGTTCGTTTTTAAAAAGAAGGTGTTGTCCAGCCCTGTCAAAATATCTTCGACAAGAATTATTTCTTTTTTGATCAGTTGGTCGTAAATCGCCCTGTTAATCATCGCCGCAACGGTAAACGTATCATATGAACTGGAAATGATCGGCAGTTTATACTCATCTGCAAGCTTGATGACCTCTTCGTCTGTACCGAAGCCACCGGTGACCAGTACAGCCGCTCCTGCTTCCAGTGCAAGCTTATGAGCCTTCGTTCTGTTCCCGACAATCAGGAGATTTCCAGCCCCAGTATATCTCATCATGGCTTCGAGCTTCATGGCGCCGATCACGAACTTATTAAGCGTCTTATGAAGGCCTTCCCTGCCGCCAAGCACCTGGCCATCTACGATGTTAACCACTTCAGCATATGTCAATTTTTCGATGTTCTCTTTTTTCTTTTTTTCAATCCGGATTGTTCCGACACGTTCAATTGTGCTGACAAGCCCCTGATTTTCAGCATCTTTAATTGCCCGATATGCAGTTCCTTCACTGACAGAGAGCTCCTTGGCGATTTGCCTGACCGAAATTTTATTCCCGATCTCCAGTGATTCAATAAATTGAAGAATTTGTTCATGCTTTGTTGCCATCTCATTCACCATACTTTCCTTCGGGCGTAGAAGTTTCTGTACTACTCTGTTTCCATTATATCCACTAATACAGGAATTCACAATATCGATTGCGAATTCATCTGATCAATTACTGTCTACCCATTTTTTTACATGTTTAAAAGACTATCCATAGAGGAATAGTTTTACTAACAAGCTAAATGAAAGGATGGTAGGATAATGCTTCGCACGATTCTAATGGTTATTGGACTAATCGTTGTTATAGGTTGGATTATCAGTCTGTTATAATATTTTTTCAGTAAAACACCCTGTCACGGGGTGTTTTTTCTTATGGCATCACTTTGGTTATCTTCCATCAACGGTGAATTCGAATGAGCCGCAGCTGGTCCACAGTTCTTATGCATCAGGACTGCTCAGCATGTTGATTGTAAGCAGCGGGCACAGACAGTCAAGCGTGTAAATATCCCCTACAAGTAAGAGAATGGACCTTGTGAATCCCTGTTATGCTTCCACCGGTCAATACGCCCTTCACAAGAAAAACAAGTGCATGTTTTCATCTCCAGCAAGTGACAGAGAACACTTCTTTTTATTCCTGCATGCTTTAAGCTTAAGTCAGAACAAAGCAGAGGAGTGGAAAATATGAGTGAACTTAAATTTAATGGAACCGAATCAGTCGGGGCCATCGTTGCAGAATATCCGAATGCCGGAACATTTTTCATGAAATATTCAATTGATTTTTGCTGTGGAGGCGATCGTCCGCTTACAGAGGCGGCGGCAGAAAAGGGGATGGACCCGGAAAAAGTATTTGAGGAACTGGCAGGCTTTTTATCAGGAAGCGGAACAGCAGGTGAAATCTGGAGCAATCGTCCGGCAAACGAATTGATTTCCCATATCATCAGCACACACCATGATTATTTGCGGGAACATTTGCCGCTCATCAGCAAAATGACAAATAAGGTCGCAAGAGTACACGGTCCCGGCCACCCGGAGCTCATTGAAATAGACAAACTCTTTCATCAGTTGAAAGATGAACTGGAGGAACATATCGATAAAGAGGAGAATGAATTGTTTCCACTTATCGTGAAATATGATGAAGAACGTTCAGAGGACACAAAAGCGTTGGCCGAAAAAGGAATCGAGACACTGGAAGCCGAGCATGACGAGGCAGGACGGATACTTGAAAAAATCCGCGAGTTATCATCCGGATTCACCTTGCCGGCAGACGCATGCAACACTTACAGGCTGACCTACCACTCCCTTGAGGAACTTGAAAAAGATATGTTCCAGCATGTCCATCTGGAAAATAATATCTTATTTAAACCCTTCAGCAGTGAAACATTAAGAGCTTAAACAATCCCTTTCACCTGTAAAGAAACACGCCGATTGGCGAGCCTATAGGCGATGACAGAGGCGTAGCTGCCCTTAATCTATATTGTTAAAATTGGCCGCTCGGTCGGAATACACACTTGCTGACAATTTCTGTACGCAAAAAAGGAAGCCGCTGCCGCGGCTTCCTTTTCACTTGAACCCTATTATAATTCGAGAGCGTCTCCGGCATGCATGACTTCTCCATCGCCTTCAAGACTTTTCACAAATCCATCTGCATCCTGCTCGATAAGCGGGAACGTATTATAATGAATCGGCACTGTCTTCTTCGCCTTCACCCACTTTGCAGCTGTAACAGCATCATCCGGCCCCATCGTGAAATTGTCTCCGATCGGCAGGAATGCAAGATCGATGCCGTGTTCTCCGATCAGCTTCATATCAGAGAACAGGCCTGTGTCTCCCGCATGATATACCGTTTTTCCTTCCGCTGTAAACAGGATGCCGGCCGGCATGCCGGTGTACACTAATGTCTGTGTTTCTTCATCCTCGTAAGCCGATCCGTGGAATGCCTGTGTCAATTTCACTTTTCCGAAGTCAAACTGGTGGGAGCCGCCGATGTGCATCGGATGTGTATTAACCCCTTTCCATCCTAGGAATGTTGCCAGTTCAAAAGGGGCGACGACAAGCGCATCATTCCGTTGGGCCAACTCAACCGTATCTCCCACATGGTCACCGTGCCCATGGGTCAGCAGAATCACATCCACTTGCACTTCATCCGCCACCAGATCGCAAACCCCATTTCCGGAAATGAATGGATCAATTAGAATCTTTGTGTCTTTCGTTTCAATCCCGACTACCGAATGTCCATGATATGTAACTTTCACGTCAGGCTCCTCCTTTAAAATAATAGATTCTTTAATAGGACTACGACAAAAAAACGCAAACTCCTGTCCAGATGGGACAATGCCTAAAAGGTGTCCACGAAATAATGCGCTTTGGCCGCTTCCTGCCATCGCTGTCCCCTTTTAAATAACGATATGCGGCTGGTTAAATCCGCCCGGTGCTCTCGCTCTCCGTACGTGTACAGAGTCTGTGTGCATCGGGTTTTCACAGCATGCGGCAGAACATTACCTGTTCTAGCGCTCCCTTACCTTCCCGATCCGCTTCCTTAAGGAGAGGACATTGAATAAGCGATCGGAGTCCTCACCGTACAAAATAAAATGTAAACGCGCCCGCACCTTCCTCTCTAATCAGATTTGTACTGAATCCACAATGAACTCGGATGCAGCATATAATAACAGGTGCTAGTATTGCAGCCAGGCTTTTTCGTACTCTTCTATCAGATAAGGGTTGATTAACGTATTTGGCGGGAGTTCGCCGCCGCTTTTTTCCGCCGCATCCTCATTCTCATCTTTCCCGAATTCAGCAAGGGTTGAAACAAGTTTTGTCGTCAGGAAACGGGTTTGTCTTGTAATCTCAATTTCTTTCAAGTCGACTGGCTCGCGGCCGGCGAGAATAAACCCCCAATTGCCGAAACTCGGAATCTCCACATGCAAATTCTCAGTCTTAAGGCCTGCAGAGGCGATTGTACTATTAATCCCCCAGTAAACCCGGGGTGCAAACACCGGGCTGGTCGCCTGGATGTTGACCATCCCGCCAGGAGACAGGCGATTTCGGACAAGCGAATAAAATTCTCGGGTGTACAACTTGTTCAGTCCTTCGTTGTTAGGATCCGGCAGGTCAATCAGAATGACATCATACAGACTCCGCTCACTTTCCAGGAACCGGAAGGCATCTTTGTGAACGACTTCTACATGGGTGTTATCGAATGCATTGGCATTCAGCTGCCTTAAGTCACGATTCGATTTCGCCAACTCCACAACAGCGGGATCAAGATCAACGAGGGTGATGTCTCTGGCACTTTTGTACTTGAGCACTTCCCTCAATGCCATTCCGTCGCCGCCGCCGAGGATCAAAACGTTTTCATGTCTTTTTGCTCCTTCCATAGCCGGATGGACGAGCGTCTCATGATAACGGTATTCATCAGAGGAGCTGAATTGCAGCGAACCATCGAGGTACATCCGGATATCCCCCTGTTCTTTTGTCAGGATAATCCGCTGGTATTCGGTTTCTTCAGCAAAAATAATCGGGTCGCTGTATAGCTTTTGTTCGAATGAAAAGGCGGTTTCTTCACCAAAAAACAGGCCGGCAGCCAAAACAAGGGAAAACAGGCCGCCAAACATAAATTGTATTTTCGGCATCCTGATTTCTTCCCTGAACAGCCATGCCACCCAGACAGCTACGGCAATATTGACCAGCGCTACCATGAATGCAGTTTTCACAAGACCAAGCTGGGGCCTGAGCAAAAAAACAAACAACAGCCCGCCGACGAGCCCGCCAGCATAGTCTGAAAAAAGAACCCTCGCCGTGCTCTTGTTCAGCGAAACCCCGATTTCGTCAGCTTTTCGAATCAATACAGGCAGTTCCACACCAGTCAATGCACCAATGGTGAATGTGACTCCATATAAAAACAGGGCTTCCGACCCGTCCGGCAAATAAGCGTTTATGCCGAAAAGAAGGAATGCCGACATTCCACCTATCAACCCAATTGTAAATTCTATCCAGATAAACGATATGATAAGCTGTTTTGTCACGTTTTCACTTAATGAAGCACCAATACCCATACCAGTTAAAAACAAAGAAATGGTCAAAGTGTATTGTTTCACTCCATCTCCAAGCATATAGGATCCGAGTGCTCCGAAAAGCACTTCGAAAATAATGCCGCAAATCGACACGATGCCAGACGCCCAGTAAATTGCCCTGCTCTTTTTCATATTTTCTTCAGACATGTGAAAAGCCCCTTTTTCGGTGATGCTGAATTAGTTAATGGAAGCCAAAAGTCCCCCGAAAACGGGGGACCGGCATCATCAATTACGTACAGACATCATTTCATTGCTGTTTATGTAATGGAGGCGCCGATCACAAACCCGAGTCCGATCGACACAGACATCATGACAATTCCGACCGCAATGTTACCGTTTTTCAGCTCCTTTTCCACAGAGAATCGGCGGGTCAGCATTTCAAAAAGGAAATATGCCGCTAGCTGGAGTACGATTCCGAATCCTCCCCAAATAACCGTTCCCATGACTGAAACACTGCTGTATATCGAAAAAGCAAGAATAATACTGATCCCGATTACTTTACCGGCAATCGAGAGGGCTACGGCGCTGTTGCCGTTGCTGATTTCATCCCAATCTTTATACTCCCGTGTGATCAATTCAAAAAATACAAGACCAATTATGATGACGGCGATTGCCGCTAAAAAGTATAGTAATGTTAATAAATATGGTCCCATGATCTCCCTCCTTTATGATTTATTTACCGGTTCCCGGGCCTCCGCCCCTTGTCGTAGATCCGCGAAAATCCGGAGGTGTGCTGCTCGGTCCTTTATATGCTTTTCCGGTAATGGTGTAACCCCGGTAACAATCATAAGGTGTTCCGGCACAGCGGGTCCGCTGCTTTTTCCCCCAGTCGTCCACATCAAACACTTCATCAAGAATCCACAGGGCCAGCATGCCATCAAAAAAACCAGGCTGGAAATTGTCGCGGACAAAACCGTGATCGGCCGCTTCGATCAATATCCCTCCATTATTTTCCTCATCATTGGAGAGGATGACAAAATGCTGATCATATACAAGCACCTGCCGGCCATCCTTTTTCTCACTAATTTCCTCAGGCTGCCATGCGCTGACGATGCTCTCACGGACTTCATCAAGCGTCCTGTTTCCGGCACTGTACACTTTTGAAATGTCACCGGCATCCGTACTGCTTTCAATGACATCAACCAGCTCATAATTTTCCTCTATGTAATCAAGAACCGTCCCCGACCCGAAAAGCCCGGCAGACGGTTCACTGCAACCTGAGAGGAAAAACAGCAGGGCTGCTGCCAGAATAAGTCCTCCCGGCCATGTTTTCATGTTTACACCTCACTGCACGTTATCAAAATCATGCGTCCTTCCCGATTTTCTTTTTCAGTTCGGCAAGCTCCGCATCAACATCGTTTCCTTTATCAAGTTCTTCGAATTCATCGTCAAGGCTGCGGTTGGCGGCCCTTAAATCTTCACTCGTTTCAGCTTCAGCTTCATATTGATGGACTTTCTCCTCCATCCGTTCGAATCCGCGGCGCGATTCATCATTAGAGACATTTGACACCCGATTCATTTTTGTCCGTGTTTTTGCGGATTCAGCCCTGGCCTTCAGGGTGTCTTTCTTAAGCTGCATTTCCTGGTATTCCCGTTTCATTTCATCAAGCCGGCTGCGGAGCTGTGAAGCATCCTCTTTTGCACGTTCGTATGAAGCTTTTAACTGATCACGCTGTGCGGCCTGCTGCTTTTTATCTTCGAGCGCACGGCGCGCAAGATCTTCATTGCCGGCTTCAAGCGCTTTGATCGCCTGTTGTTCACGCTTTGCCATCAGCGTTTCTGAATCATCATATTTCTTTTTCAGCATTTTTTCATTGGCAATCTGTTTTGCGACTGAAGTCTCCGCATCGCGGATATCTCTCTCCATTTCCCTCATGAATTGGTCAAGCATTTTTACAGGATCTTCAGCTTTATCCAGCATCGCATTCAATTCTGAACCAACAATCGTTTTTACGCGTTTGAACATGTTAAACATTGTTATCCTCCTTTATATTTGGCTCTAAACGTTAGTGTTGATTTCCGCTGCAGGTGCTCGCTTTCACCCAAGGGCACAAGTGCGACATCCGTTTCTGCTTCCCTCCGGTCGCACTCACGGTGTCTTCTTTGCCGCGGGGCGGGCGCTGAGCCTCCTCGTCGCTGACGCTCCTGCGGGGTCTCAGCTGTCCCGCTATTCCCGCAGGAGTCTCGCACCTTCCACTCCAATCAACTAGTGAAAAATC
The genomic region above belongs to Bacillus marinisedimentorum and contains:
- a CDS encoding PspA/IM30 family protein, which encodes MFNMFKRVKTIVGSELNAMLDKAEDPVKMLDQFMREMERDIRDAETSVAKQIANEKMLKKKYDDSETLMAKREQQAIKALEAGNEDLARRALEDKKQQAAQRDQLKASYERAKEDASQLRSRLDEMKREYQEMQLKKDTLKARAESAKTRTKMNRVSNVSNDESRRGFERMEEKVHQYEAEAETSEDLRAANRSLDDEFEELDKGNDVDAELAELKKKIGKDA
- a CDS encoding metal-dependent hydrolase → MKVTYHGHSVVGIETKDTKILIDPFISGNGVCDLVADEVQVDVILLTHGHGDHVGDTVELAQRNDALVVAPFELATFLGWKGVNTHPMHIGGSHQFDFGKVKLTQAFHGSAYEDEETQTLVYTGMPAGILFTAEGKTVYHAGDTGLFSDMKLIGEHGIDLAFLPIGDNFTMGPDDAVTAAKWVKAKKTVPIHYNTFPLIEQDADGFVKSLEGDGEVMHAGDALEL
- a CDS encoding polyamine aminopropyltransferase gives rise to the protein MSEENMKKSRAIYWASGIVSICGIIFEVLFGALGSYMLGDGVKQYTLTISLFLTGMGIGASLSENVTKQLIISFIWIEFTIGLIGGMSAFLLFGINAYLPDGSEALFLYGVTFTIGALTGVELPVLIRKADEIGVSLNKSTARVLFSDYAGGLVGGLLFVFLLRPQLGLVKTAFMVALVNIAVAVWVAWLFREEIRMPKIQFMFGGLFSLVLAAGLFFGEETAFSFEQKLYSDPIIFAEETEYQRIILTKEQGDIRMYLDGSLQFSSSDEYRYHETLVHPAMEGAKRHENVLILGGGDGMALREVLKYKSARDITLVDLDPAVVELAKSNRDLRQLNANAFDNTHVEVVHKDAFRFLESERSLYDVILIDLPDPNNEGLNKLYTREFYSLVRNRLSPGGMVNIQATSPVFAPRVYWGINSTIASAGLKTENLHVEIPSFGNWGFILAGREPVDLKEIEITRQTRFLTTKLVSTLAEFGKDENEDAAEKSGGELPPNTLINPYLIEEYEKAWLQY
- a CDS encoding DRTGG domain-containing protein gives rise to the protein MATKHEQILQFIESLEIGNKISVRQIAKELSVSEGTAYRAIKDAENQGLVSTIERVGTIRIEKKKKENIEKLTYAEVVNIVDGQVLGGREGLHKTLNKFVIGAMKLEAMMRYTGAGNLLIVGNRTKAHKLALEAGAAVLVTGGFGTDEEVIKLADEYKLPIISSSYDTFTVAAMINRAIYDQLIKKEIILVEDILTGLDNTFFLKTNDKVDMWYRHNDQTAHSRYPVVDQNMKVQGMVTSKDVIGKEKNMVIEKVMTKNPMTVLGKTSVATAAHMMVWEGIEVLPVTDQHHRLQGIISRQDVLKALQMIQNQPQVGETIDDLVTSRFAEVGEDKATPVYRFEVAPQMTNSLGTISYGVFTTIVTEAGNRVLRSYKKGDLVVENITIYFIKPIQIESTIEIHPKVLEVGRKFGKVDVEVYNGGVMVGKALMMAQLIDRQY
- a CDS encoding DUF350 domain-containing protein produces the protein MGPYLLTLLYFLAAIAVIIIGLVFFELITREYKDWDEISNGNSAVALSIAGKVIGISIILAFSIYSSVSVMGTVIWGGFGIVLQLAAYFLFEMLTRRFSVEKELKNGNIAVGIVMMSVSIGLGFVIGASIT
- a CDS encoding DUF4247 domain-containing protein; translated protein: MKTWPGGLILAAALLFFLSGCSEPSAGLFGSGTVLDYIEENYELVDVIESSTDAGDISKVYSAGNRTLDEVRESIVSAWQPEEISEKKDGRQVLVYDQHFVILSNDEENNGGILIEAADHGFVRDNFQPGFFDGMLALWILDEVFDVDDWGKKQRTRCAGTPYDCYRGYTITGKAYKGPSSTPPDFRGSTTRGGGPGTGK
- the ric gene encoding iron-sulfur cluster repair di-iron protein, with the translated sequence MSELKFNGTESVGAIVAEYPNAGTFFMKYSIDFCCGGDRPLTEAAAEKGMDPEKVFEELAGFLSGSGTAGEIWSNRPANELISHIISTHHDYLREHLPLISKMTNKVARVHGPGHPELIEIDKLFHQLKDELEEHIDKEENELFPLIVKYDEERSEDTKALAEKGIETLEAEHDEAGRILEKIRELSSGFTLPADACNTYRLTYHSLEELEKDMFQHVHLENNILFKPFSSETLRA